One window from the genome of Salvelinus sp. IW2-2015 linkage group LG30, ASM291031v2, whole genome shotgun sequence encodes:
- the brd2a gene encoding bromodomain-containing protein 2a isoform X4, which yields METAINPPHDSSLGGVDVGLQGVMAMEQGPPGPGKRIRKPSLLFEGFEGPPLLPHGQAPPSGSPRPLVHDMNRQGRATNQLQFLQRAMMKSLWRHHFAWPFHEPVDASKLSLPDYHKIIKQPMDMGTIKRRLENNYYRSASECMQDFNTMFTNCYIYNKPTDDIVLMAQSLEKAFLQKVAQMPQEEVELPPPPPRGKPGKPGKGRRAAVPGGVTTAHQVPAVSQSAYSPPTPDTPESLLSTPPQTLQAKSLPPTLHSTPAMLGLPPTQPTAKKKGVKRKADTTTPTTMAMPLPITMGVGGIGMGMVGGPDSPLTLTSLGVGQGLGLGMGMGIGMGRGRGMAGAKAAAGRRGVSGRPIKPPKKDLPDSVQLQPVRRGKLGQQLRYCNGILKELLSKKHAAYAWPFYKPVDASMLGLHDYHDIIKQPMDLSTIKRKMDSREYRDAQQFAGDVRIMYSNCYKYNPPDHDVVTMARKLQDVFEFCFAKMPDEPAAPPASMGGRSSSSSSSSSSSSESDPSSESDSDSSPSSDSEEERAHRLAELQEQVCTQLKAVHEQLAALSQGPIVKPKRKKEKKDKKKKKKPEKHRGSRVPVEEDIPIRPPKTPKVTKTSKXPKTPKTKSSKGGSTQGKRGTGKKSNKSKSSKKSQAVTLSMHQMSAAAMLPHYDSEEEDEVSPMSYDEKRQLSLDINKLPGEKLGRVVHIIQAREPSLRDTDPEEIEIDFETLKPSTLRELERYVMTCLRKKPRKPYGKKGGAGKSREELALEKQLELEQRLLDVSGQLNSGKKPQKTKEKPSAVEPHAMASRLSASSSSSDSSSSSSSSSSDTSDSD from the exons CTCCCTGGGCGGGGTCGACGTAGGCCTGCAGGGCGTCATGGCGATGGAGCAGGGCCCTCCGGGCCCCGGCAAGCGCATCCGGAAACCGTCACTGCTGTTTGAGGGATTCGAGGGCCCGCCGTTGCTCCCYCACGGGCAAGCTCCCCCCTCTGGGTCACCACGGCCCCTAGTGCACGACATGAACCGGCAGGGCCGTGCCACCAACCAGCTGCAGTTCCTCCAGAGAGCCATGATGAAGTCCCTGTGGAGGCACCACTTCGCATGGCCCTTCCATGAGCCTGTGGACGCCTCCAAGCTCAGCCTGCCT GACTATCACAAGATTATCAAACAGCCCATGGACATGGGGACCATCAAGAGGCGCCTGGAGAACAACTACTACCGCAGCGCCAGCGAGTGCATGCAGGACTTCAACACCATGTTCACCAACTGCTACATCTacaacaag CCAACAGATGATATTGTTCTGATGGCCCAGTCCCTGGAGAAAGCTTTCCTTCAGAAGGTTGCCCAGATGCCCCAGGAGGAGGTAGAactgccccctcctcccccacggGGTAAACCGGGCAAGCCAGGCAAAGGACGCAGAGCCGCAG TACCAGGAGGAGTGACCACTGCTCACCAGGTCCCGGCAGTGTCCCAGTCCGCRTACTCTCCCCCCACGCCGGACACCCCGGAGTCGCTGCTCTCCACCCCCCCACAGACGCTCCAGGCCAAGAGCTTACCTCCCACCCTCCACAGTACTCCTGCTATGCTAGGCTTACCCCCCACACAGCCCACAGCCAAG AAAAAGGGAGTGAAGCGGAAAGCAgacaccaccacccccaccaccatggCCATGCCCTTGCCCATCACCATGGGCGTTGGCGGGATTGGCATGGGCATGGTCGGTGGACCCGACTCCCCGTTGACACTCACCTCGCTGGGGGTAGGCCAAGGCCTGGGCCTCGGCATGGGGATGGGTATTGGTATGGGCCGAGGCAGAGGCATGGCGGGCGCCAAAGCAGCTGCAGGGAGGCGGGGAGTCAGCGGGCGCCCTATCAAGCCCCCGAAGAAAGACCTGCCGGACTCGGTGCAGCTCCAGCCGGTGCGACGCGGCAAACTGGGCCAGCAGCTCCGGTAYTGCAACGGGATTCTCAAAGAGCTGCTGTCCAAGAAACACGCGGCGTACGCCTGGCCCTTCTACAAACCAGTGGACGCCTCCATGCTGGGCCTACACGACTACCACGACATCATCAAGCAGCCCATGGACCTCAGCACCATCAAG AGGAAAATGGACAGTCGAGAATACCGGGACGCCCAGCAGTTTGCCGGTGACGTCAGGATAATGTATTCTAACTGCTATAAGTACAACCCTCCAGACCATGACGTGGTAACCATGGCACGCAAACTACAG gacGTCTTTGAGTTCTGCTTTGCCAAGATGCCCGACGAGCCTGCGGCCCCTCCCGCTTCCATGGGTGGACGCTCCTcatcttcttcatcttcctcctcgtcCTCGTCTGAGAGCGAccccagcagcgagagcgacagcGACAGCAGCCCCAGCTCGGACAGCGAGGAGGAGCGAGCACACCGCCTGGCCGAGCTGCAGGAACAGGTGTGTACACAG CTGAAAGCAGTTCATGAGCAATTGGCAGCACTCTCCCAGGGCCCCATYGTTAAGCctaagaggaagaaagagaagaaggacaagaagaagaagaagaagcccgAGAAGCATCGGGGAAGTCGGGTGCCAGTCGAAGAGGATATACCCATCCGGCCGCCCAAAACGCCCAAGGTCACCAAGACGTCGAAGAYGCCAAAGACACCCAAGACCAAGAGCAGCAAAGGGGGCTCCACACAGGGCAAGAGGGGCACTGGGAAGAAGAGCAACAAGAGCAA GTCCTCCAAGAAGTCGCAGGCAGTGACGCTCAGCATGCACCAGATGAGCGCCGCCGCCATGCTCCCCCACTACGActcagaggaggaggacgaggtgtCGCCCATGAGCTACGACGAGAAGCGCCAGCTCAGCCTGGACATCAACAAGCTGCCCGGGGAGAAGCTGGGCCGCGTGGTTCACATCATCCAGGCACGCGAGCCGTCGCTGCGCGACACCGACCCAGAGGAGATCGAGATMGACTTTGAGACGCTCAAGCCGTCCACGCTGCGCGAGCTGGAACGCTACGTTATGACCTGCCTCCGCAAGAAGCCTCGCAAACCCTATG GAAAGAAAGGTGGAGCAGGGAAGTCCCGGGAGGAGCTGGCTCTGGAGAAGCAGTTGGAACTGGAGCAGAGGTTGCTGGATGTCAGCGGGCAGCTCAACTCTGGCAAGAAGCCTCAGAAAACCAAAG AGAAACCCAGTGCTGTGGAGCCCCATGCCATGGCGTCTCGCCTKAGCGCCAGCAGCTCCAGCTCAgactcttcttcctcttcctcatcgtcCTCCTCTGACACCAGTGACTCAGAYTGA
- the brd2a gene encoding bromodomain-containing protein 2a isoform X7 — METAINPPHDSSLGGVDVGLQGVMAMEQGPPGPGKRIRKPSLLFEGFEGPPLLPHGQAPPSGSPRPLVHDMNRQGRATNQLQFLQRAMMKSLWRHHFAWPFHEPVDASKLSLPDYHKIIKQPMDMGTIKRRLENNYYRSASECMQDFNTMFTNCYIYNKPTDDIVLMAQSLEKAFLQKVAQMPQEEVELPPPPPRGKPGKPGKGRRAAVPGGVTTAHQVPAVSQSAYSPPTPDTPESLLSTPPQTLQAKSLPPTLHSTPAMLGLPPTQPTAKKKGVKRKADTTTPTTMAMPLPITMGVGGIGMGMVGGPDSPLTLTSLGVGQGLGLGMGMGIGMGRGRGMAGAKAAAGRRGVSGRPIKPPKKDLPDSVQLQPVRRGKLGQQLRYCNGILKELLSKKHAAYAWPFYKPVDASMLGLHDYHDIIKQPMDLSTIKRKMDSREYRDAQQFAGDVRIMYSNCYKYNPPDHDVVTMARKLQDVFEFCFAKMPDEPAAPPASMGGRSSSSSSSSSSSSESDPSSESDSDSSPSSDSEEERAHRLAELQEQLKAVHEQLAALSQGPIVKPKRKKEKKDKKKKKKPEKHRGSRVPVEEDIPIRPPKTPKVTKTSKXPKTPKTKSSKGGSTQGKRGTGKKSNKSKSSKKSQAVTLSMHQMSAAAMLPHYDSEEEDEVSPMSYDEKRQLSLDINKLPGEKLGRVVHIIQAREPSLRDTDPEEIEIDFETLKPSTLRELERYVMTCLRKKPRKPYGKKGGAGKSREELALEKQLELEQRLLDVSGQLNSGKKPQKTKAEKPSAVEPHAMASRLSASSSSSDSSSSSSSSSSDTSDSD, encoded by the exons CTCCCTGGGCGGGGTCGACGTAGGCCTGCAGGGCGTCATGGCGATGGAGCAGGGCCCTCCGGGCCCCGGCAAGCGCATCCGGAAACCGTCACTGCTGTTTGAGGGATTCGAGGGCCCGCCGTTGCTCCCYCACGGGCAAGCTCCCCCCTCTGGGTCACCACGGCCCCTAGTGCACGACATGAACCGGCAGGGCCGTGCCACCAACCAGCTGCAGTTCCTCCAGAGAGCCATGATGAAGTCCCTGTGGAGGCACCACTTCGCATGGCCCTTCCATGAGCCTGTGGACGCCTCCAAGCTCAGCCTGCCT GACTATCACAAGATTATCAAACAGCCCATGGACATGGGGACCATCAAGAGGCGCCTGGAGAACAACTACTACCGCAGCGCCAGCGAGTGCATGCAGGACTTCAACACCATGTTCACCAACTGCTACATCTacaacaag CCAACAGATGATATTGTTCTGATGGCCCAGTCCCTGGAGAAAGCTTTCCTTCAGAAGGTTGCCCAGATGCCCCAGGAGGAGGTAGAactgccccctcctcccccacggGGTAAACCGGGCAAGCCAGGCAAAGGACGCAGAGCCGCAG TACCAGGAGGAGTGACCACTGCTCACCAGGTCCCGGCAGTGTCCCAGTCCGCRTACTCTCCCCCCACGCCGGACACCCCGGAGTCGCTGCTCTCCACCCCCCCACAGACGCTCCAGGCCAAGAGCTTACCTCCCACCCTCCACAGTACTCCTGCTATGCTAGGCTTACCCCCCACACAGCCCACAGCCAAG AAAAAGGGAGTGAAGCGGAAAGCAgacaccaccacccccaccaccatggCCATGCCCTTGCCCATCACCATGGGCGTTGGCGGGATTGGCATGGGCATGGTCGGTGGACCCGACTCCCCGTTGACACTCACCTCGCTGGGGGTAGGCCAAGGCCTGGGCCTCGGCATGGGGATGGGTATTGGTATGGGCCGAGGCAGAGGCATGGCGGGCGCCAAAGCAGCTGCAGGGAGGCGGGGAGTCAGCGGGCGCCCTATCAAGCCCCCGAAGAAAGACCTGCCGGACTCGGTGCAGCTCCAGCCGGTGCGACGCGGCAAACTGGGCCAGCAGCTCCGGTAYTGCAACGGGATTCTCAAAGAGCTGCTGTCCAAGAAACACGCGGCGTACGCCTGGCCCTTCTACAAACCAGTGGACGCCTCCATGCTGGGCCTACACGACTACCACGACATCATCAAGCAGCCCATGGACCTCAGCACCATCAAG AGGAAAATGGACAGTCGAGAATACCGGGACGCCCAGCAGTTTGCCGGTGACGTCAGGATAATGTATTCTAACTGCTATAAGTACAACCCTCCAGACCATGACGTGGTAACCATGGCACGCAAACTACAG gacGTCTTTGAGTTCTGCTTTGCCAAGATGCCCGACGAGCCTGCGGCCCCTCCCGCTTCCATGGGTGGACGCTCCTcatcttcttcatcttcctcctcgtcCTCGTCTGAGAGCGAccccagcagcgagagcgacagcGACAGCAGCCCCAGCTCGGACAGCGAGGAGGAGCGAGCACACCGCCTGGCCGAGCTGCAGGAACAG CTGAAAGCAGTTCATGAGCAATTGGCAGCACTCTCCCAGGGCCCCATYGTTAAGCctaagaggaagaaagagaagaaggacaagaagaagaagaagaagcccgAGAAGCATCGGGGAAGTCGGGTGCCAGTCGAAGAGGATATACCCATCCGGCCGCCCAAAACGCCCAAGGTCACCAAGACGTCGAAGAYGCCAAAGACACCCAAGACCAAGAGCAGCAAAGGGGGCTCCACACAGGGCAAGAGGGGCACTGGGAAGAAGAGCAACAAGAGCAA GTCCTCCAAGAAGTCGCAGGCAGTGACGCTCAGCATGCACCAGATGAGCGCCGCCGCCATGCTCCCCCACTACGActcagaggaggaggacgaggtgtCGCCCATGAGCTACGACGAGAAGCGCCAGCTCAGCCTGGACATCAACAAGCTGCCCGGGGAGAAGCTGGGCCGCGTGGTTCACATCATCCAGGCACGCGAGCCGTCGCTGCGCGACACCGACCCAGAGGAGATCGAGATMGACTTTGAGACGCTCAAGCCGTCCACGCTGCGCGAGCTGGAACGCTACGTTATGACCTGCCTCCGCAAGAAGCCTCGCAAACCCTATG GAAAGAAAGGTGGAGCAGGGAAGTCCCGGGAGGAGCTGGCTCTGGAGAAGCAGTTGGAACTGGAGCAGAGGTTGCTGGATGTCAGCGGGCAGCTCAACTCTGGCAAGAAGCCTCAGAAAACCAAAG CAGAGAAACCCAGTGCTGTGGAGCCCCATGCCATGGCGTCTCGCCTKAGCGCCAGCAGCTCCAGCTCAgactcttcttcctcttcctcatcgtcCTCCTCTGACACCAGTGACTCAGAYTGA
- the brd2a gene encoding bromodomain-containing protein 2a isoform X6, which yields METAINPPHDSSLGGVDVGLQGVMAMEQGPPGPGKRIRKPSLLFEGFEGPPLLPHGQAPPSGSPRPLVHDMNRQGRATNQLQFLQRAMMKSLWRHHFAWPFHEPVDASKLSLPDYHKIIKQPMDMGTIKRRLENNYYRSASECMQDFNTMFTNCYIYNKPTDDIVLMAQSLEKAFLQKVAQMPQEEVELPPPPPRGKPGKPGKGRRAAVPGGVTTAHQVPAVSQSAYSPPTPDTPESLLSTPPQTLQAKSLPPTLHSTPAMLGLPPTQPTAKKKGVKRKADTTTPTTMAMPLPITMGVGGIGMGMVGGPDSPLTLTSLGVGQGLGLGMGMGIGMGRGRGMAGAKAAAGRRGVSGRPIKPPKKDLPDSVQLQPVRRGKLGQQLRYCNGILKELLSKKHAAYAWPFYKPVDASMLGLHDYHDIIKQPMDLSTIKRKMDSREYRDAQQFAGDVRIMYSNCYKYNPPDHDVVTMARKLQDVFEFCFAKMPDEPAAPPASMGGRSSSSSSSSSSSSESDPSSESDSDSSPSSDSEEERAHRLAELQEQLKAVHEQLAALSQGPIVKPKRKKEKKDKKKKKKPEKHRGSRVPVEEDIPIRPPKTPKVTKTSKXPKTPKTKSSKGGSTQGKRGTGKKSNKSKSSKKSQAVTLSMHQMSAAAMLPHYDSEEEDEVSPMSYDEKRQLSLDINKLPGEKLGRVVHIIQAREPSLRDTDPEEIEIDFETLKPSTLRELERYVMTCLRKKPRKPYGKKGGAGKSREELALEKQLELEQRLLDVSGQLNSGKKPQKTKEKPSAVEPHAMASRLSASSSSSDSSSSSSSSSSDTSDSD from the exons CTCCCTGGGCGGGGTCGACGTAGGCCTGCAGGGCGTCATGGCGATGGAGCAGGGCCCTCCGGGCCCCGGCAAGCGCATCCGGAAACCGTCACTGCTGTTTGAGGGATTCGAGGGCCCGCCGTTGCTCCCYCACGGGCAAGCTCCCCCCTCTGGGTCACCACGGCCCCTAGTGCACGACATGAACCGGCAGGGCCGTGCCACCAACCAGCTGCAGTTCCTCCAGAGAGCCATGATGAAGTCCCTGTGGAGGCACCACTTCGCATGGCCCTTCCATGAGCCTGTGGACGCCTCCAAGCTCAGCCTGCCT GACTATCACAAGATTATCAAACAGCCCATGGACATGGGGACCATCAAGAGGCGCCTGGAGAACAACTACTACCGCAGCGCCAGCGAGTGCATGCAGGACTTCAACACCATGTTCACCAACTGCTACATCTacaacaag CCAACAGATGATATTGTTCTGATGGCCCAGTCCCTGGAGAAAGCTTTCCTTCAGAAGGTTGCCCAGATGCCCCAGGAGGAGGTAGAactgccccctcctcccccacggGGTAAACCGGGCAAGCCAGGCAAAGGACGCAGAGCCGCAG TACCAGGAGGAGTGACCACTGCTCACCAGGTCCCGGCAGTGTCCCAGTCCGCRTACTCTCCCCCCACGCCGGACACCCCGGAGTCGCTGCTCTCCACCCCCCCACAGACGCTCCAGGCCAAGAGCTTACCTCCCACCCTCCACAGTACTCCTGCTATGCTAGGCTTACCCCCCACACAGCCCACAGCCAAG AAAAAGGGAGTGAAGCGGAAAGCAgacaccaccacccccaccaccatggCCATGCCCTTGCCCATCACCATGGGCGTTGGCGGGATTGGCATGGGCATGGTCGGTGGACCCGACTCCCCGTTGACACTCACCTCGCTGGGGGTAGGCCAAGGCCTGGGCCTCGGCATGGGGATGGGTATTGGTATGGGCCGAGGCAGAGGCATGGCGGGCGCCAAAGCAGCTGCAGGGAGGCGGGGAGTCAGCGGGCGCCCTATCAAGCCCCCGAAGAAAGACCTGCCGGACTCGGTGCAGCTCCAGCCGGTGCGACGCGGCAAACTGGGCCAGCAGCTCCGGTAYTGCAACGGGATTCTCAAAGAGCTGCTGTCCAAGAAACACGCGGCGTACGCCTGGCCCTTCTACAAACCAGTGGACGCCTCCATGCTGGGCCTACACGACTACCACGACATCATCAAGCAGCCCATGGACCTCAGCACCATCAAG AGGAAAATGGACAGTCGAGAATACCGGGACGCCCAGCAGTTTGCCGGTGACGTCAGGATAATGTATTCTAACTGCTATAAGTACAACCCTCCAGACCATGACGTGGTAACCATGGCACGCAAACTACAG gacGTCTTTGAGTTCTGCTTTGCCAAGATGCCCGACGAGCCTGCGGCCCCTCCCGCTTCCATGGGTGGACGCTCCTcatcttcttcatcttcctcctcgtcCTCGTCTGAGAGCGAccccagcagcgagagcgacagcGACAGCAGCCCCAGCTCGGACAGCGAGGAGGAGCGAGCACACCGCCTGGCCGAGCTGCAGGAACAG CTGAAAGCAGTTCATGAGCAATTGGCAGCACTCTCCCAGGGCCCCATYGTTAAGCctaagaggaagaaagagaagaaggacaagaagaagaagaagaagcccgAGAAGCATCGGGGAAGTCGGGTGCCAGTCGAAGAGGATATACCCATCCGGCCGCCCAAAACGCCCAAGGTCACCAAGACGTCGAAGAYGCCAAAGACACCCAAGACCAAGAGCAGCAAAGGGGGCTCCACACAGGGCAAGAGGGGCACTGGGAAGAAGAGCAACAAGAGCAA GTCCTCCAAGAAGTCGCAGGCAGTGACGCTCAGCATGCACCAGATGAGCGCCGCCGCCATGCTCCCCCACTACGActcagaggaggaggacgaggtgtCGCCCATGAGCTACGACGAGAAGCGCCAGCTCAGCCTGGACATCAACAAGCTGCCCGGGGAGAAGCTGGGCCGCGTGGTTCACATCATCCAGGCACGCGAGCCGTCGCTGCGCGACACCGACCCAGAGGAGATCGAGATMGACTTTGAGACGCTCAAGCCGTCCACGCTGCGCGAGCTGGAACGCTACGTTATGACCTGCCTCCGCAAGAAGCCTCGCAAACCCTATG GAAAGAAAGGTGGAGCAGGGAAGTCCCGGGAGGAGCTGGCTCTGGAGAAGCAGTTGGAACTGGAGCAGAGGTTGCTGGATGTCAGCGGGCAGCTCAACTCTGGCAAGAAGCCTCAGAAAACCAAAG AGAAACCCAGTGCTGTGGAGCCCCATGCCATGGCGTCTCGCCTKAGCGCCAGCAGCTCCAGCTCAgactcttcttcctcttcctcatcgtcCTCCTCTGACACCAGTGACTCAGAYTGA
- the brd2a gene encoding bromodomain-containing protein 2a isoform X5: METAINPPHDSSLGGVDVGLQGVMAMEQGPPGPGKRIRKPSLLFEGFEGPPLLPHGQAPPSGSPRPLVHDMNRQGRATNQLQFLQRAMMKSLWRHHFAWPFHEPVDASKLSLPDYHKIIKQPMDMGTIKRRLENNYYRSASECMQDFNTMFTNCYIYNKPTDDIVLMAQSLEKAFLQKVAQMPQEEVELPPPPPRGKPGKPGKGRRAAVPGGVTTAHQVPAVSQSAYSPPTPDTPESLLSTPPQTLQAKSLPPTLHSTPAMLGLPPTQPTAKKKGVKRKADTTTPTTMAMPLPITMGVGGIGMGMVGGPDSPLTLTSLGVGQGLGLGMGMGIGMGRGRGMAGAKAAAGRRGVSGRPIKPPKKDLPDSVQLQPVRRGKLGQQLRYCNGILKELLSKKHAAYAWPFYKPVDASMLGLHDYHDIIKQPMDLSTIKRKMDSREYRDAQQFAGDVRIMYSNCYKYNPPDHDVVTMARKLQDVFEFCFAKMPDEPAAPPASMGGRSSSSSSSSSSSSESDPSSESDSDSSPSSDSEEERAHRLAELQEQLKAVHEQLAALSQGPIVKPKRKKEKKDKKKKKKPEKHRGSRVPVEEDIPIRPPKTPKVTKTSKXPKTPKTKSSKGGSTQGKRGTGKKSNKSKSSKKSQAVTLSMHQMSAAAMLPHYDSEEEDEVSPMSYDEKRQLSLDINKLPGEKLGRVVHIIQAREPSLRDTDPEEIEIDFETLKPSTLRELERYVMTCLRKKPRKPYAGKKGGAGKSREELALEKQLELEQRLLDVSGQLNSGKKPQKTKAEKPSAVEPHAMASRLSASSSSSDSSSSSSSSSSDTSDSD, translated from the exons CTCCCTGGGCGGGGTCGACGTAGGCCTGCAGGGCGTCATGGCGATGGAGCAGGGCCCTCCGGGCCCCGGCAAGCGCATCCGGAAACCGTCACTGCTGTTTGAGGGATTCGAGGGCCCGCCGTTGCTCCCYCACGGGCAAGCTCCCCCCTCTGGGTCACCACGGCCCCTAGTGCACGACATGAACCGGCAGGGCCGTGCCACCAACCAGCTGCAGTTCCTCCAGAGAGCCATGATGAAGTCCCTGTGGAGGCACCACTTCGCATGGCCCTTCCATGAGCCTGTGGACGCCTCCAAGCTCAGCCTGCCT GACTATCACAAGATTATCAAACAGCCCATGGACATGGGGACCATCAAGAGGCGCCTGGAGAACAACTACTACCGCAGCGCCAGCGAGTGCATGCAGGACTTCAACACCATGTTCACCAACTGCTACATCTacaacaag CCAACAGATGATATTGTTCTGATGGCCCAGTCCCTGGAGAAAGCTTTCCTTCAGAAGGTTGCCCAGATGCCCCAGGAGGAGGTAGAactgccccctcctcccccacggGGTAAACCGGGCAAGCCAGGCAAAGGACGCAGAGCCGCAG TACCAGGAGGAGTGACCACTGCTCACCAGGTCCCGGCAGTGTCCCAGTCCGCRTACTCTCCCCCCACGCCGGACACCCCGGAGTCGCTGCTCTCCACCCCCCCACAGACGCTCCAGGCCAAGAGCTTACCTCCCACCCTCCACAGTACTCCTGCTATGCTAGGCTTACCCCCCACACAGCCCACAGCCAAG AAAAAGGGAGTGAAGCGGAAAGCAgacaccaccacccccaccaccatggCCATGCCCTTGCCCATCACCATGGGCGTTGGCGGGATTGGCATGGGCATGGTCGGTGGACCCGACTCCCCGTTGACACTCACCTCGCTGGGGGTAGGCCAAGGCCTGGGCCTCGGCATGGGGATGGGTATTGGTATGGGCCGAGGCAGAGGCATGGCGGGCGCCAAAGCAGCTGCAGGGAGGCGGGGAGTCAGCGGGCGCCCTATCAAGCCCCCGAAGAAAGACCTGCCGGACTCGGTGCAGCTCCAGCCGGTGCGACGCGGCAAACTGGGCCAGCAGCTCCGGTAYTGCAACGGGATTCTCAAAGAGCTGCTGTCCAAGAAACACGCGGCGTACGCCTGGCCCTTCTACAAACCAGTGGACGCCTCCATGCTGGGCCTACACGACTACCACGACATCATCAAGCAGCCCATGGACCTCAGCACCATCAAG AGGAAAATGGACAGTCGAGAATACCGGGACGCCCAGCAGTTTGCCGGTGACGTCAGGATAATGTATTCTAACTGCTATAAGTACAACCCTCCAGACCATGACGTGGTAACCATGGCACGCAAACTACAG gacGTCTTTGAGTTCTGCTTTGCCAAGATGCCCGACGAGCCTGCGGCCCCTCCCGCTTCCATGGGTGGACGCTCCTcatcttcttcatcttcctcctcgtcCTCGTCTGAGAGCGAccccagcagcgagagcgacagcGACAGCAGCCCCAGCTCGGACAGCGAGGAGGAGCGAGCACACCGCCTGGCCGAGCTGCAGGAACAG CTGAAAGCAGTTCATGAGCAATTGGCAGCACTCTCCCAGGGCCCCATYGTTAAGCctaagaggaagaaagagaagaaggacaagaagaagaagaagaagcccgAGAAGCATCGGGGAAGTCGGGTGCCAGTCGAAGAGGATATACCCATCCGGCCGCCCAAAACGCCCAAGGTCACCAAGACGTCGAAGAYGCCAAAGACACCCAAGACCAAGAGCAGCAAAGGGGGCTCCACACAGGGCAAGAGGGGCACTGGGAAGAAGAGCAACAAGAGCAA GTCCTCCAAGAAGTCGCAGGCAGTGACGCTCAGCATGCACCAGATGAGCGCCGCCGCCATGCTCCCCCACTACGActcagaggaggaggacgaggtgtCGCCCATGAGCTACGACGAGAAGCGCCAGCTCAGCCTGGACATCAACAAGCTGCCCGGGGAGAAGCTGGGCCGCGTGGTTCACATCATCCAGGCACGCGAGCCGTCGCTGCGCGACACCGACCCAGAGGAGATCGAGATMGACTTTGAGACGCTCAAGCCGTCCACGCTGCGCGAGCTGGAACGCTACGTTATGACCTGCCTCCGCAAGAAGCCTCGCAAACCCTATG CAGGAAAGAAAGGTGGAGCAGGGAAGTCCCGGGAGGAGCTGGCTCTGGAGAAGCAGTTGGAACTGGAGCAGAGGTTGCTGGATGTCAGCGGGCAGCTCAACTCTGGCAAGAAGCCTCAGAAAACCAAAG CAGAGAAACCCAGTGCTGTGGAGCCCCATGCCATGGCGTCTCGCCTKAGCGCCAGCAGCTCCAGCTCAgactcttcttcctcttcctcatcgtcCTCCTCTGACACCAGTGACTCAGAYTGA